One Synechococcus sp. Nb3U1 genomic window, CAGAACGAGGCAACCCTTGGTCAAGCAGCAGTTCCATCTGAGTCAGGTAGCTCGATGACCTGATCCTCTAAATAGGAAGCGGCAAACCGGAGTGCCTGTTGAATATCCTCATCCTCCAGCTCAGGAAACTCCCGCAAGAGTTCCTCACGACTCGGATAGAGGGCCAAGAGTTCTATCACCCGCCGAACAGTGAGACGCGAATTGCGAATGCAGGGCTGTCCATTCAGGCGATCAGGATTGATAGTGATGCGATCCAATCTCACAACCAACTCCTTGAGATGACTTAGATCCTACTGCAGAAGCCGAAAAGTGAAATCCCTCCCCTCCTGCCCAGAAAGAGAGGGACTACAAGACATCCTCAGCCAGGGATCCTGACCTCAAGAACGGGGTTCAGACTTGACGTCGTATTTCTTCGTCCACTCTTCTAAGATGCGCTCACGATTAGCAGCAGCCCAGTTCAAGTCATTGCCAGCAAACAGTTGTGCCACCGGATCGGCAGGGTAACCGGCTGGGATCGGCACATTGGTTTTGGCAGCAGTTACAGGGAAACTCTTGGCATATTCCTGCATAATGGCATCGGAAATAGCCCAGTCTAGGAAAGTTTTGGCAGCATCCTTGATTTGGGCTTTTTTCACCAGCGCATTGGCTTCCACTTCCCAGCCAGATCCTTCGGAGGGGAAAATTGCTTCAATTGGTTGCCCTTCATTCTTTTGGCGAATGGCCCGGAAATCGAAGGAAATACCAATCACATACTCGCCCGCTCCGGCAACGCGGCAGGGCTTAGAGCCGGAGTGCATGTACTGAGCAATGTTTTCGTGCAGGGCATCCAGATATTTCCAGCCTTCTTCTTCCCCTTTCATTTGTAGCAGAGTGGCCACCGACAGGAACCCCGTACCGGAAGAGGCCGGGTTGGACATGACGATTTGACCTTTGTATTCCGGCTTGGTCAAGTCTGCCCAAGAGGTGGGCATGGGCAGGTTGCGCTTGTTGAGTTCAACGGTATTGACACAAAAGACAGAAAAGTAAGTATCAATACCCACCCAGTGGGGCGGGTTTCTGCTGTCCCGAAATTCGGGCAAGATGCGATCCAATCCAGCTGGGGCATAGGGTTCCAACAGGCCCTGTTGGTCGGCCACCAACAAACTGGTAGCCGCCAGACCCCAGATGGCATCTGCTTGGGGATTGTCTTTTTCCGCTAGCAACTTGGCCGTCACCACTCCGGTGGAGTCGCGCACAATGTTGACCTTAATATCGGGGTGCTCTTTTTCAAATAAGGGCAAATACACCGCAATTTGATCGTCTTCGAGGGCAGTGTAAACATTGATGGTTTTATCGGCTTGGGCAATCGCCAAAGGTATCCCTAAGCCCAAAAGTAGTAGAATCGGTAGAAAAAATGCGGCCAGTGAAGCCAATTTTCTGTGGTGTCTCATAAACGAATGTCCTCAAGAAAATAGGATACGGGCTCAACCAACAGAGCCAATCAAAAGCCCAACAGCCAACTGGCACGGCAGCCATGCTGTGCCCCTCCAGCATCATCCCGAAGTTTGAGAAGATTTTGGTTAACCCAAGGTTAACTGACGATTAAGCATCCTTCTTTTAACAAACTCGTTACGTCTCGAATCTGCATTCTGTTTGCTCGGGCGGAAAGGTTAATCTAGAGCAGCAAGTTCTCGTTCATACTCTTCAGTGATCCCTGTAAACCTTGGCACTTTAGGATTTTGGCCTGATGTTCCAGTCTTCAGCAGATACCCGTGTGGATGTGGCCGTTGTCGGGGCCGGGATCGTCGGGTTAGCCCATGCTTTGGCAGCAGCTAAACGAGGCTGGCGGGTGGCGGTATTCGAGCGGCATCCCTATGCCGTCGGGGCTTCCATTCGCAACTTCGGCATGATTTGGCCGATTGGCCAGCCGCAGGGATCCCTTTTGGCAAGGGCACTGCGCTCCCGAGCGATCTGGATAGAGGTTGCCAAACAAGCTGGGATCCTGATAGAAGCCTGTGGCTCTTTGCATTTGGCCCATCGCCCTGATGAGTTGGCAGTGATTGAGGAGTTTGTGGCGACCCGCCAAGAGGGTGGCTACGATATTCAGTTGCTTAGCCCTGCCGAAACCCTTCAAAAAAGCCCGGCTGTAGTGCCAGAAGGATTGCTGGGATCCCTGTGGAGCAGCACCGAAATGACGGTGGATCCGCGCCAGGCAATTCGGCAGCTACCGAAATATCTAGCAGAGCAGTATGGGGTAAAGTTTCACTTTGGCCAAGTGGTCACCGAGATCAACGCACCCCACCTAGTGGCTGGCGGGAAAACTTGGCAGGCTGAGCATATTTTTGTTTGTAGCGGAGCCGATTTTGAGACCCTTTACCCGCAGATCTTTGCTGAGAGCGGCATCACCAAAGTTAAGCTCCAGATGATGCGTACTGCCCCGCAACCGAACGGGTTTCGCATTGGCCCTTCCCTTTGTGGTGGCCTGACACTGACCCACTACGAAGCTTTTGCCCATTGTTCCAGTTTGGGATCCCTGAAAGACCGCATCCAAGCAGAAACACCCCACTTTCCAGAATGGGGGATCCACGTCATGGTGTCGCAAAATGTGCAGGGAGAACTCACCATCGGGGACTCTCACGAATATGGCCCCAACCCTGAACCCTTCGACCGCGCCTTTATTAACCAATACATTCTCGATTACCTAAAAACCTTCGCCCAGGTGCCGGATTTTCACATCACCGAGTTTTGGAATGGAGTTTACCCGAAGATTTTTGGGCAAACAGAATGGATCTATGCGCCAGAAGCAGGGGTGCAGATCATCAATGCCCTCAGTGGCGCTGGGATGACCCTCTCCTTTGGGCTGGCGCAAGAGGTGGTCGCATCTCTGGGATGAACCCGACTATACTGATGCCATTCGCCTTGGATCCCGTGTCCCACTTCTATCAGCCATGACTCGTCTGGATGACCATCCCCCCCTATTGAAAGAGGAGATCCCTGACGAGATCCTGCTGCCTCCCAGCAATTTAGACAGTGATGAGCCACCCTTGGAATCTGATCTTCACCGTCAGCAGATCGATCTGTTGATTCGGCTCTTGCACTATTGGTGGCACGATCGTCAGGACTTTTATATTTCTGGCAACTTGACCGTCTACTACAACACCCAGCAACTCAAAACACGAGATTTTCGCGGGCCGGATGTGTTTGTGGTCTTAGGAACTGAAAAAAAAGATCGACGCAGCTGGGCCATTTGGGATGAAGGAGGGCAGTATCCCAATGTGGTGATTGAGCTGCTGTCGAGTTCCACAGCCAAGGTGGACAAAGGTGCCAAGAAAACCCTCTATCAAGATATCTGGCGGTTGCCGGAGTATTACTGGTTCGATCCTCACACCTTAGAATTTGCTGGGTTCCGTCTAGTCGAGAGTCGTTATCAAGAAATCCCCCCAGACTCGGCGGGGCATCTTCCCAGCGAGCAACTGGGGCTAAAGCTAGGGATTCATGAGGGGAAACTGCGTTGGTTTACGGCTGAAGGGCAGTTGATCCCCTTGCCTGAGGAGGCCGAACGGCAACGAGCTGAACAAGAACGGCAGCGAGCTGAGCAAGAATACCAACGAGCCGAGCAAGAACGGCAAGCTAAAGAGCAAACTCAGGAACAGCTCGAGCGGCTTAAAGTCTTCATGCGCTCTCAAGGATTGGATCCAGAGCAGCTCTGATTAACAACCAGTGCAATACAGCCCTTTCTAACGTCGACAACTCCCAAACTCTTCTGAACGCCTCTTTATAAACTTGTTTGCCAAGACGAAACTTGCCTTCAGTTTGCAGGGCATCAAGTTGTTCCTTCAAGTTAGAAACAGTACCTTGCTGCTTCGCCCAAATCAAAAGTCCCAAAGTACCGTTCACGCCAGCGGGCCGGAGGCTTTTGCAATACCCACGGACAGAGTGATGTCTAACTAGCGCAACACTTGCCGCAGGCGATCGAGTGCGCGCTGGTTCTCTTCTGGAGTGCCCACCGTCAGCCGTAGGCCCCCACCCGTCGAGCGGACACAAGTGCCCAATTCCTGCCATTCCCGTTGCAGGTGTTGGGGATCCCGCCCCTCCACCCGCAGGTACAAAAAGTTCGCCTGGCTGGGCCATACTCGTACCCCAGGTAACTGCTGCAGAGCGGTGTATAAGGTTTCTCGTTCTTGGCGCAAAAGGGGTAAGTCGGCCAGAAACTCCTCGGCATGTTCCAAGGCGATCTGGACGGCCCATTGAGAAATGGCGGGTAGGTTGTAGGGCAGACGAATCGACTCCAGCACTTGAATCAACTGGGGATGGCCGATGGCGTAGCCAACCCGATGGGCTGCCAAACGAAAGGCCTTGGAGAAGGTGCGCAGGATCACCCAATTTGGATGATCTGACAACTTAGGCAGAGCAGTGTGCTGGCTAAATTCAAAATAGGCTTCGTCCAAAATGACCAGGATCTCAGGGGGCAGGGTTTCAATCCAGGCCCACTCAGCTTCGCTGAGGCCATTGCCTGTGGGAGAGTTGGGATCCACCAAACACACCACCCGAATCGGATGCTCGGCTAGCGCTAGATTGCACAGATCTGGATCCAGGGCAAAGGTATCCGCATCCCGCCCCACCCGCACCACCGGGATCCCCAAGCTCCCGGCCAGGATTGCGTACATGGAAAAGGTGGGTTCTGGCACCAAAATGCTGCCCCGCCCACCCAAACAGGTCGCGATCAACAGCGAGCGAATCAGCTCATCTGATCCATTGCCCACGCTGATCTGGGTGGGATCCGCGCCGGCATAGACAGCAATGGCTTGCTTGAGGCCGTGGTGGTTGGCATCAGGGTAACGGTTGCTGGGGATCCCTTTTTCCCAGAGCAGGGAGAGCTTCTGCTTAAAGCCAATGGGCCAATCCAACGGGAACTCATTGGCATCCAATTTGTCCGCAGCCTGAGGCAACACAGCATCGTAAGGCTTGAGATGAAGCAGATCAGGGCGCAAATATTGCAAGGCACACATCCCCCAGACAGATCGAGGTACTTATGATAACAGTGCCAACCCCGTCACCAGCCCCTCTATCACGGATCCCCGGCGGAATAACCTGAGATATTGAAATTCCTAAATCCCATTCCCCGTACAAGCGAGAACAGCTTGTATTATCCTTAACTTATGGGTGGCTCACCGTTTCTGACTCCAAACCGAAGCGCCTAAACCCGCCATTTGCGAGTTTTGTGGCGGCCACTATCATCTAGCAGATATTGAGTGGCTGCTATGCAATCTGCCAAACTGTCCAGCCTTTGGCTCTATCGCACCCTGGCTAAAGTTCCGGCCCTGCGCCGCAGCTACCAGTTCAAGATCATGTTAGTGGCTTTCTTGGGCACGCATGTCCCGTTGCTCACCCTGCTGGCCTTTTTTATTCTCAGTAATCCCTTGCCCCTAGCCCAAGCCACCGGGATCCTTTTGATTGCTCTGTTGGCCACATTGGTGGGTACTGTTCTTACCCTGTTGGCTTTGCATTTTCTCTTGGCCCCGGTGAGCGTTACCAGTACCGCCCTGCAGGACTATCTCAAAAGCAACACCGTACCCTATTTGCCCACCGGGTTTCGAGATGCTGTCGGGATCCTGATGGCCAATACCGGCATTACCCTACGCAAGCTCGACCGGCTGATCCGGCAAATGGCCAACTACGACGAACTTACCGGCTTGCCCAATGCCACCAACCTCCGCACCCAGCTCCAACAACTGTTGGCTGTCGCTCGCTTGCGCCAACGCTGTGTTGTGGTTCTTGCCCTTGGCCTAGAAGGGATCCCAGACATCAGCACTACCTGGGGAAGCGAAGCCCGAGATCGCCTGATCCGCGAAGTAGCTCAACGCCTATCCCTTCCCCTACAAGAAACCGACCTATTGGCCCATACCGCCCCAGACCTCTTCAACGTGGTACGTGCCGATCTGTATTCTGACGAAGGAATTGCTCTGCTGGCCCAAGCTCTGATCGCCTGTTTTGACCAACCTTTTCTGATAGGCAGCCATCCTGCTTACGTTGGGGTGAATGTGGGCATTAGCCTCTTTCCCAACGATGGCCAAACCCCGGAGCAACTGTTACAAAATGCCGAGGCCGCTCTGCAACATGCCCGCCAAGAAGGACGCAATCAAAAGCGGTTTTTCTCGCCAGAACTTCGACAACTTTCACAAGAGCGTCTCAGCCTAGAAGGCGATCTCCGCCAAGCAATCGAACAAGGACAACTGCTGCTGCACTATCAACCGCGCATCGATCTAGAAACGGGACGTATCCTAGCAGCCGAAGCTCTGATCCGTTGGCAGCATCCCCAGTTGGGCATGGTCTCCCCAGCCCGATTCATTCCGATTGCGGAAGAAACAGGTTTGATCTTACCCATTGGTGAGTGGGTGCTCCGAACCGCTTGTGAGCAATGTCGGGTCTGGAAACAGGCAGGCTTACCCCCAATCCGTATAGCGGTGAATGTCTCAGCTGTACAACTAGAACAACAATCCCTCACAGATTTGCTAGCTCAAGTGCTGCAAGACACGGGTTTGACACCCGAACAAGTAGAGATTGAGCTAACCGAGAGCATCCTCATGGGAGATATGCAGCGGGCAGTACAGGTGCTTCAACAGCTGCGTCAACGGGGATCCACCATTGCTCTGGATGACTTTGGCACGGGATATTCTTCCCTCAGCTACCTGAGCCGCCTCCCCTTCGACACCCTCAAAATCGACCAATCCTTCACCCGCGCCCTCACCACTCAAGCGGAGGTAGCTGTGATTGTCAAAGCAATCGTCGCCATGGCCAAAAGTCTAGGGTTACGGATTACGGCGGAAGGAGTAGAAACTGTCGAACATCTGCACTTCCTTTCCCAATTGGGCTGTCACGAAGCACAGGGCTATTTCATTTCCCGACCAGTTTCTGCAGCCAGCATGACCCACTTTTTGGAAAACCCACCCCTGGCTCTCAAGAACTTGCAAACTACCTAGGATCCACCTAGATTAGGAACTCAAATCCATCAGGGTACAGCCTTTTCCAGCGTTATCTGAGTGATCTGATCCAGCAGATTCAGATCACTCCCTTACCCCATCAGGTTTTTTGCCTAACTCAAGAGCCTGTGTAGAGTCGAAAAAGGCTGTATTATCCCACAGCAGCGAAAGCTTACCCTGCTCAGTCGGATATCTCAACCTTCCTGACTCGACTGTTCCAAACGCTCTTCCGTTCGCTCCAGCATGGTCTCCTGAATGTGGGATTCCTGCTGGCGATGTTTTGCCAAACTTTCCCGCGCCTGTTCTATCACTTCCCTATGTTGAACCCCATGTTCCAGTTCCGCTTGCTTGCGAGTACGCATGGTTTCTTCAAGATGCTCGCTGTGCTGGCGCTCTTTGACCACCTGTTCTCGGGATTTTTCGTCAACGTCCATAGATTTCCACCTCTGAATGATTGGAGTCGAAGAATTCAAATGACTTAACAGATTGAAGAGATCCCTACCCCTATTTCTCAACTTGCCACATCCCGTAGCTGAGAAGAACACTATGCAACAGAACTCTACCTTTTCTGAACAGCAATCAATGGGCAGTCTGGCTGATAGGCATGCTATCTGGTTCCCCAGCTTCGGATTCGAGGGAGTCCTTTCTTTCTGCTGCACGTGAACTGGTGTGAAGAGTTGGCTCTTGGTCCTGTAGCCCTAATCACATAGGTAAAGGTTTAGATTTTTCCGTTGTTCTTAGAAACTAAGACATGCTACCTTTAATCCATCGATACCTCTTCAGGGTTCGATCACGGATTTATTAATGTTCTGTTTTATACCAAACAGGAGCAAATCATGAACATCGAAAATCGGATTGAAGCTGCCGCTAAGAACATTGAAGGCAAGATCCAAGAGGCGGTTGGCGAACTGACTGGGGATGAAAAACAGAAACTAGAAGGCCAAGCCAAGCAAGCAGAAGCCTCAGCCCAACATGCCAAAGAAGATGTAAAAGATGCCGTCAAAGAGGGTATCGACAATTTACTCGGTTGAACAGCTAATCAAGTTAATCAATTGTCAGTGAGGGATAGCTGCCTCAAGATTGAGAGCCTTTGTATCCCTCATTATTTCTGGAATCTGGATCTTGCGGCAGCATCTGAGTTACAGCCTTTTTCAGCGTTATCTGATGTGGCAGATTCAGGTCAATCTCTTGTCTTTTGCCTAGCTCAAGAGCCTACATGAAGTTGGAAAAGACTGTAAGGGATCCCTTTGGGTCAACTTTGCAGCAGGGTTTTCCCGAATGGGAACGGGTCGCTACGAAGGTTGAAGAAATCGACACAGACCAGCTGATTGTACAGGGGGCGCTTCTGCGGCGCCCAAAGAGCACCTCGTAGCGGAGATCCGCCGCTTTTCGACAGAGCCAGGAGTACAAACCTTATCCATTGTTCAAGACGAACGGTGGCTTCGGTATTTCTTTTCAACCCAGCCGATATGACCACCCATCAAAAGTGGGTGGATGCGGAAAAAACGGCCTGAAAAGTAGAACTTTCGTTGCTAACCTTCACCGTTATCCTGGAGCACAGCTATGGATCCCCAGACTGACATTGTAGAGGTTAGCAGTGCTTCTCAAGATTTAGAGTTTCTCTACACCCGTGATGTCGAATTTCGCCAAGAGACCCTTTACTTTTTAGTGGTGGATCGCTTCTTTGATGGGGATCCCGACAATAGTGAAGGGCCAAACCCAGAACTGTATGATCCCGAACGACAGGATTGGGGCAAGTATTGGGGTGGAGATCTCCAGGGGGTGATCGACAAGCTGGACTATCTGCAGCAGATGGGGATCACCGCCATTTGGCTCACCCCGTTGTTTGAGCAGGTGGAGCGATTGTTCATCGAAAGTGCCGCCATGCACGGCTATTGGACAAAAGATTTCAAGCGACTGAATCCTCGCTACATCGGCAAAGGGGAGGATCCCTCCCTCAACAACCCTAAGCCCACAGTGTTTGATCGGCTGATCGAGGAACTGCACAAGCGCAAGATGAAGCTAGTGTTGGATATCGTCTGCAACCACAGCAGCCCCGATACGGGCGGAGTGAAGGGGCAGTTGTTCGACGATGGCAAGCTCATCGCTGACTTTAACAATGATGTCAACAACTGGTATCACCACTACGGTGAGGTCACCAACTGGGAAGACGAGTGGCAGGTGCAAAACTGCGAATTAGCCGGGTTAGCCACCTTTAACGAAAACAACCCTGACTATCGCAACTACATCAAATCGGCCATTAAGCAATGGCTGGATCGGGGTGTAGATGCCCTGCGAGTGGATACCGTCAAGCACATGCCCATCTGGTTTTGGCAGGAGTTTAATGCCGATATCCAGACCCATAAGCCGGATGTATTCATCTTTGGGGAGTGGATTTACAGTGGCCCAGAGGTGGAGGCATCGCTGCAATTTGCCAACTGTTCCGGCATGACCATCCTGGATTTTGGCCTCTGTGTGGCCATTCGGGCAGCATTGGGACAGGGGGCTGCTGGTGGCTTTCACGTCATCGACGACATCATCGCCAAAGACTACCGCTACAACGGGGCCACGGAGCTGATCACCTTTATCGACAACCACGACATGTGTCGCTTCCAAACCCTCAACCCCGATCCGGAGATGTTGCGGGTGGCGGTGGCGATCATCATGACCAGCCGCGGGATCCCTTGCCTTTACTACGGCACCGAGCAATACCTGCACAACGACACTGATGGCGGCAACGATCCCTACAATCGCCCGATGATGGAACACTGGGATCCCGACTCGCCCCTCTATCGGCAAATTCGCCTGTTGTCGGGGTTACGCCGCCTCAACCCGGCTGTGTCCCTAGGCAGCCAGTGGCGCAAATACCTCACCGAGGATGTCTGGTGCTATAGCCGTCGCTATCGAGATAGCCGCTGCTTTGTCGCCCTCAACCGAGGCGAAGCCACCCAGCTGGAGCATGTGGAAACCGAATTCCCTGACGGGGAGCACACCTGTATTCTTACCCGCCAAAAGTTCACCGTCAAAGAGGGAGCCATTCACGGCCTAGAATTAGCCACCCGTGGCGTCATCGTTCTCAGCCATGTGGGGGAGCGGGTGAAAGGGCAGGTGATCGTGCGGGCCCAACTGAACGGGGTGAACACCCAACCCGGCGAATGGATCGTGGTGATTGGGGACTGCCCAGAATTGGGGAACTGGGACATGGCCAAGGGCTACCCGCTGGAATACATCAACGCCAACACCTGGTTTGGGGAGATCCCCTTCAACGAGAGTGCCGGCAAGGCCATCGCCTACAAATATGTACTGCTGCGGGAGGGACGATCTCCTATCTGGGAAAATCTGGTGGCCCGCCGCTGGTTGCTGGCCTCGGAGGGGATTGTCAAATGGCGGGATCAATGGGCAGCTTAACTCTGAGATAACCGTTTCACCTCTGCCCCAGAAAGCAACCGATGCGCTTCTTGCAACAAATCAGGGATCCGTTCCCGGTGGGGACTATGGACTAAATAGGGTTGCAAGGTTTTGGCATCCACCTTATCCGCCCGTTGGCCTGGCAGCCAGCTACCACCATTGCCCAGCAGGTTGTAACGGCCCTTGGCATAGTCCAGCAAGTCATAG contains:
- a CDS encoding DUF433 domain-containing protein; amino-acid sequence: MRLDRITINPDRLNGQPCIRNSRLTVRRVIELLALYPSREELLREFPELEDEDIQQALRFAASYLEDQVIELPDSDGTAA
- a CDS encoding putative 2-aminoethylphosphonate ABC transporter substrate-binding protein: MAIAQADKTINVYTALEDDQIAVYLPLFEKEHPDIKVNIVRDSTGVVTAKLLAEKDNPQADAIWGLAATSLLVADQQGLLEPYAPAGLDRILPEFRDSRNPPHWVGIDTYFSVFCVNTVELNKRNLPMPTSWADLTKPEYKGQIVMSNPASSGTGFLSVATLLQMKGEEEGWKYLDALHENIAQYMHSGSKPCRVAGAGEYVIGISFDFRAIRQKNEGQPIEAIFPSEGSGWEVEANALVKKAQIKDAAKTFLDWAISDAIMQEYAKSFPVTAAKTNVPIPAGYPADPVAQLFAGNDLNWAAANRERILEEWTKKYDVKSEPRS
- a CDS encoding TIGR03364 family FAD-dependent oxidoreductase, which gives rise to MFQSSADTRVDVAVVGAGIVGLAHALAAAKRGWRVAVFERHPYAVGASIRNFGMIWPIGQPQGSLLARALRSRAIWIEVAKQAGILIEACGSLHLAHRPDELAVIEEFVATRQEGGYDIQLLSPAETLQKSPAVVPEGLLGSLWSSTEMTVDPRQAIRQLPKYLAEQYGVKFHFGQVVTEINAPHLVAGGKTWQAEHIFVCSGADFETLYPQIFAESGITKVKLQMMRTAPQPNGFRIGPSLCGGLTLTHYEAFAHCSSLGSLKDRIQAETPHFPEWGIHVMVSQNVQGELTIGDSHEYGPNPEPFDRAFINQYILDYLKTFAQVPDFHITEFWNGVYPKIFGQTEWIYAPEAGVQIINALSGAGMTLSFGLAQEVVASLG
- a CDS encoding Uma2 family endonuclease, which translates into the protein MGWRKRWSHLWDEPDYTDAIRLGSRVPLLSAMTRLDDHPPLLKEEIPDEILLPPSNLDSDEPPLESDLHRQQIDLLIRLLHYWWHDRQDFYISGNLTVYYNTQQLKTRDFRGPDVFVVLGTEKKDRRSWAIWDEGGQYPNVVIELLSSSTAKVDKGAKKTLYQDIWRLPEYYWFDPHTLEFAGFRLVESRYQEIPPDSAGHLPSEQLGLKLGIHEGKLRWFTAEGQLIPLPEEAERQRAEQERQRAEQEYQRAEQERQAKEQTQEQLERLKVFMRSQGLDPEQL
- a CDS encoding DUF3368 domain-containing protein — encoded protein: MAGIGHLCPLDGWGPTADGGHSRREPARTRSPAASVALVRHHSVRGYCKSLRPAGVNGTLGLLIWAKQQGTVSNLKEQLDALQTEGKFRLGKQVYKEAFRRVWELSTLERAVLHWLLIRAALDPILESA
- a CDS encoding histidinol-phosphate transaminase; translated protein: MCALQYLRPDLLHLKPYDAVLPQAADKLDANEFPLDWPIGFKQKLSLLWEKGIPSNRYPDANHHGLKQAIAVYAGADPTQISVGNGSDELIRSLLIATCLGGRGSILVPEPTFSMYAILAGSLGIPVVRVGRDADTFALDPDLCNLALAEHPIRVVCLVDPNSPTGNGLSEAEWAWIETLPPEILVILDEAYFEFSQHTALPKLSDHPNWVILRTFSKAFRLAAHRVGYAIGHPQLIQVLESIRLPYNLPAISQWAVQIALEHAEEFLADLPLLRQERETLYTALQQLPGVRVWPSQANFLYLRVEGRDPQHLQREWQELGTCVRSTGGGLRLTVGTPEENQRALDRLRQVLR
- a CDS encoding putative bifunctional diguanylate cyclase/phosphodiesterase, with the translated sequence MQSAKLSSLWLYRTLAKVPALRRSYQFKIMLVAFLGTHVPLLTLLAFFILSNPLPLAQATGILLIALLATLVGTVLTLLALHFLLAPVSVTSTALQDYLKSNTVPYLPTGFRDAVGILMANTGITLRKLDRLIRQMANYDELTGLPNATNLRTQLQQLLAVARLRQRCVVVLALGLEGIPDISTTWGSEARDRLIREVAQRLSLPLQETDLLAHTAPDLFNVVRADLYSDEGIALLAQALIACFDQPFLIGSHPAYVGVNVGISLFPNDGQTPEQLLQNAEAALQHARQEGRNQKRFFSPELRQLSQERLSLEGDLRQAIEQGQLLLHYQPRIDLETGRILAAEALIRWQHPQLGMVSPARFIPIAEETGLILPIGEWVLRTACEQCRVWKQAGLPPIRIAVNVSAVQLEQQSLTDLLAQVLQDTGLTPEQVEIELTESILMGDMQRAVQVLQQLRQRGSTIALDDFGTGYSSLSYLSRLPFDTLKIDQSFTRALTTQAEVAVIVKAIVAMAKSLGLRITAEGVETVEHLHFLSQLGCHEAQGYFISRPVSAASMTHFLENPPLALKNLQTT
- a CDS encoding CsbD family protein, giving the protein MNIENRIEAAAKNIEGKIQEAVGELTGDEKQKLEGQAKQAEASAQHAKEDVKDAVKEGIDNLLG
- a CDS encoding alpha-amylase family glycosyl hydrolase translates to MDPQTDIVEVSSASQDLEFLYTRDVEFRQETLYFLVVDRFFDGDPDNSEGPNPELYDPERQDWGKYWGGDLQGVIDKLDYLQQMGITAIWLTPLFEQVERLFIESAAMHGYWTKDFKRLNPRYIGKGEDPSLNNPKPTVFDRLIEELHKRKMKLVLDIVCNHSSPDTGGVKGQLFDDGKLIADFNNDVNNWYHHYGEVTNWEDEWQVQNCELAGLATFNENNPDYRNYIKSAIKQWLDRGVDALRVDTVKHMPIWFWQEFNADIQTHKPDVFIFGEWIYSGPEVEASLQFANCSGMTILDFGLCVAIRAALGQGAAGGFHVIDDIIAKDYRYNGATELITFIDNHDMCRFQTLNPDPEMLRVAVAIIMTSRGIPCLYYGTEQYLHNDTDGGNDPYNRPMMEHWDPDSPLYRQIRLLSGLRRLNPAVSLGSQWRKYLTEDVWCYSRRYRDSRCFVALNRGEATQLEHVETEFPDGEHTCILTRQKFTVKEGAIHGLELATRGVIVLSHVGERVKGQVIVRAQLNGVNTQPGEWIVVIGDCPELGNWDMAKGYPLEYINANTWFGEIPFNESAGKAIAYKYVLLREGRSPIWENLVARRWLLASEGIVKWRDQWAA